In the Piscinibacter sp. XHJ-5 genome, one interval contains:
- a CDS encoding ABC transporter substrate-binding protein gives MKAWLLALCTAALASGTVQSQTLRWASQGDVQTLDPVSQNESFTNAMNGQVYDYLVARDKKLNIVPSLATEWKQDGPLKWTFKLRRDVKFHDGRPFTADDVVFSVNRAKEPTSQIANYAGALGDPKKIDDYTVEFNLQKFNPIFLEHLNSVFIMSKSWSEEHKVTKPQDFTNKEETYAARNANGTGPYMLVSRQPDVKTVYKRNPNYWGKIEGNVQEVVYTPIASAATRVAALISGELDFILDPPSTDLERLRATPGVKVIDGMENRVIFIGLDQARDELLYSNVKGKNPFKDVRVRRAMYQAIDIDSIRTKLMNGKAVPTGAVVPSPLGSFNDPEIEKRLPYDLKAARKLMADAGYADGFEVTLDCPNNRYINDERICIALANMWAQIKMKVKVNAMPKSTYFPKQEKLDTSLYMLGWGGSVTDAETTFTPVYRNRAPGGIGFYNRGNYKDDELDALCAASTEEVDPAKRKALIKKAFLRHNDQVHHIPLHRQFIPWAARGGVEVVHRADNWLEIQWVKMQSPK, from the coding sequence ATGAAAGCTTGGTTATTGGCGCTGTGCACTGCCGCGTTGGCGAGCGGCACCGTGCAATCTCAGACCCTGCGCTGGGCCAGCCAGGGCGACGTGCAGACGCTCGATCCGGTGTCGCAGAACGAGTCGTTCACCAACGCCATGAACGGCCAGGTGTACGACTACCTGGTGGCGCGCGACAAGAAGCTGAACATCGTTCCTTCGCTTGCCACCGAGTGGAAGCAGGATGGCCCGCTGAAATGGACCTTCAAGCTGCGTCGCGACGTGAAGTTCCACGACGGCCGCCCCTTCACCGCGGACGACGTGGTGTTCTCGGTGAACCGCGCCAAGGAGCCGACCTCTCAGATCGCCAACTACGCCGGCGCGCTGGGCGATCCCAAGAAGATCGACGACTACACCGTCGAGTTCAACCTGCAGAAGTTCAATCCGATCTTCCTCGAGCACCTGAATTCGGTGTTCATCATGAGCAAGTCGTGGAGCGAGGAGCACAAGGTCACCAAGCCGCAGGACTTCACCAACAAGGAAGAGACCTACGCCGCGCGCAATGCCAACGGCACCGGCCCCTACATGCTCGTGAGCCGCCAGCCCGACGTGAAGACGGTCTACAAGCGCAACCCCAACTACTGGGGAAAGATAGAGGGCAACGTGCAGGAGGTGGTCTATACGCCGATCGCCAGCGCGGCCACGCGGGTGGCTGCCCTGATCTCCGGCGAGCTCGATTTCATCCTCGATCCGCCCTCGACGGATCTCGAGCGCCTGCGCGCCACGCCCGGCGTGAAGGTCATCGACGGCATGGAGAACCGCGTCATCTTCATCGGGCTGGACCAGGCGCGAGACGAACTGCTCTACAGCAACGTGAAGGGCAAGAACCCGTTCAAGGACGTGCGCGTGCGCCGCGCGATGTACCAGGCGATCGACATCGATTCCATCCGCACCAAGCTGATGAACGGCAAGGCCGTGCCCACCGGCGCGGTGGTGCCTTCGCCGCTGGGCAGCTTCAATGACCCGGAGATCGAGAAGCGCCTGCCGTACGACCTCAAGGCCGCGCGCAAGCTGATGGCCGACGCGGGCTACGCGGACGGCTTCGAAGTGACGCTCGACTGCCCGAACAACCGCTACATCAACGATGAACGCATCTGTATCGCGCTGGCCAACATGTGGGCGCAGATCAAGATGAAGGTCAAGGTGAACGCGATGCCCAAGAGCACCTACTTCCCGAAGCAGGAAAAGCTCGACACCTCGCTGTACATGCTGGGGTGGGGCGGCTCGGTCACCGATGCGGAGACCACGTTCACGCCGGTGTACCGCAATCGAGCGCCGGGCGGGATCGGGTTCTACAACCGCGGCAACTACAAGGACGACGAGCTGGACGCGTTGTGCGCCGCGTCGACCGAGGAGGTGGATCCGGCCAAGCGCAAGGCGCTGATCAAGAAGGCCTTTCTGCGCCACAACGACCAGGTCCACCACATCCCGCTGCACCGCCAGTTCATCCCGTGGGCCGCGCGCGGCGGCGTGGAGGTGGTGCACCGCGCCGACAACTGGCTCGAAATCCAGTGGGTGAAGATGCAGTCGCCGAAGTGA
- a CDS encoding c-type cytochrome codes for MRTLLAPALVFITLVAGTCGAFAEDVKANALAGEKKAAMCIGCHSIPGYQASFPEVHKVPMLAGQNAKYMQGALAAYKSGDRKHPTMKAIAASLSDQDMADLAAYYESLPKTKVTVEAKPSVQPSREVAALLQRGNCASCHGENFSKPTDPSFPKLAGQHSDYLYVALKAYQVQRNAQVGRANPVMSGMAAGFKPHELKQLAEYIGSLPGEMQVVPQPRFR; via the coding sequence ATGAGAACGCTGCTTGCTCCCGCCCTGGTCTTCATCACCCTCGTCGCAGGCACCTGCGGCGCCTTCGCGGAAGATGTCAAAGCCAACGCCCTGGCAGGCGAGAAAAAGGCCGCGATGTGCATCGGCTGCCACAGCATTCCGGGCTACCAGGCCAGCTTCCCCGAGGTCCACAAGGTGCCGATGCTCGCGGGCCAGAACGCCAAGTACATGCAGGGCGCGCTCGCCGCGTACAAGTCGGGCGACCGCAAGCACCCCACGATGAAGGCGATCGCCGCCTCGCTGTCCGACCAGGACATGGCCGATCTCGCCGCCTACTACGAGTCGCTGCCCAAGACCAAGGTCACGGTCGAGGCCAAGCCATCGGTCCAGCCGTCGCGCGAAGTGGCCGCGCTGCTGCAACGGGGCAACTGCGCGTCCTGCCACGGCGAGAACTTCAGCAAGCCTACCGACCCCTCCTTTCCCAAGCTGGCGGGGCAGCACAGCGACTACCTGTATGTCGCGCTGAAGGCCTACCAGGTGCAGCGCAACGCGCAGGTCGGCCGGGCCAATCCGGTGATGAGCGGCATGGCCGCCGGCTTCAAGCCGCATGAGCTCAAGCAGCTCGCCGAGTACATCGGGTCGCTGCCGGGCGAGATGCAGGTGGTGCCGCAGCCGCGCTTCCGCTGA
- a CDS encoding MoxR family ATPase — MKFKGTDNYVATQDLMLAVNAAITLKRPLLVKGEPGTGKTMLAEEVAQALEMPLLQWHVKSTTKAQQGLYEYDAVSRLRDSQLGDARVKDIHNYIVKGVLWQAFTSEHPVALLIDEIDKADIEFPNDLLREIDRMEFYVYETRELIRAKHRPLVFITSNNEKELPDAFLRRCFFHYIRFPDADTMKSIVGVHFPGLKKELLGAALKNFYEVRNLPGLKKKPSTSELLDWLKLLVAEDIPLEALQSKDDKVAVPPLVGALLKNEQDVSLFEKLVFMQRHNR, encoded by the coding sequence ATGAAGTTCAAAGGCACAGACAACTACGTCGCCACCCAGGATCTGATGCTCGCGGTGAACGCCGCCATCACGCTGAAGCGCCCTCTGCTGGTGAAGGGCGAACCCGGCACCGGCAAGACGATGCTCGCCGAGGAGGTGGCCCAGGCGCTCGAGATGCCGCTGCTGCAGTGGCACGTGAAGAGCACCACCAAGGCACAGCAGGGGTTGTACGAATACGACGCGGTGAGTCGCCTGCGCGACAGCCAGCTGGGCGACGCGCGCGTGAAGGACATCCACAACTACATCGTCAAGGGTGTGCTGTGGCAGGCCTTCACCTCCGAGCACCCGGTCGCGTTGCTGATCGACGAGATCGACAAGGCGGACATCGAGTTTCCGAACGACCTGCTGCGCGAGATCGATCGCATGGAGTTCTACGTCTACGAGACGCGCGAGCTCATCCGTGCGAAACACCGACCGCTGGTGTTCATCACCTCCAACAACGAGAAGGAGCTGCCCGACGCGTTCTTGCGCCGCTGCTTCTTCCACTACATCCGCTTCCCGGACGCCGACACGATGAAGAGCATCGTCGGTGTGCACTTCCCCGGTCTGAAGAAAGAACTGCTCGGCGCCGCGCTGAAGAACTTCTACGAGGTGCGCAACCTGCCGGGCCTGAAGAAGAAGCCGTCGACCTCGGAACTGCTGGACTGGCTCAAGCTGCTGGTCGCCGAAGACATCCCGCTCGAGGCGCTGCAGAGCAAGGACGACAAGGTCGCCGTGCCGCCGCTGGTCGGCGCGCTGCTGAAGAACGAGCAGGACGTGTCGCTGTTCGAGAAGCTGGTGTTCATGCAGCGGCACAACCGCTGA
- a CDS encoding GNAT family protein, whose protein sequence is MKPVEPVSLADERVRLEPLGMHHVEGLLQAAADGELWNLRFTSVPEPENTAAYVETALKHHGEGHRLAFAVIEVASGRVIGSSSYHDIVPAVSRLEIGYTWYAASMQRTHVNTSAKLLLLTHAFETLGAQLVGWRTDNYNFASQRAIERLGAKRDGVIRHHHPRRDGTVRDTVMYSMTAGEWPEAKAHLRWLLTRPR, encoded by the coding sequence ATGAAGCCCGTAGAGCCCGTCAGCCTTGCCGACGAACGCGTGCGCCTCGAGCCGCTCGGCATGCACCACGTCGAGGGCCTGTTGCAGGCGGCGGCCGACGGCGAGCTGTGGAACCTGCGCTTCACGAGCGTGCCGGAGCCGGAAAACACCGCCGCGTACGTCGAGACCGCGCTGAAGCACCACGGCGAAGGGCACCGCCTCGCTTTCGCGGTGATCGAGGTCGCGAGCGGACGTGTCATCGGCAGCTCGAGCTATCACGACATCGTTCCCGCCGTCTCGCGCCTGGAGATCGGCTACACCTGGTACGCCGCGAGCATGCAGCGCACGCACGTCAACACCAGCGCCAAGCTGCTCCTGCTGACGCATGCCTTCGAGACGCTGGGAGCGCAGCTCGTCGGCTGGCGCACCGACAACTACAACTTCGCCAGCCAGCGCGCCATCGAGCGCCTGGGCGCCAAGCGCGACGGCGTGATCCGGCATCACCATCCGCGCCGCGACGGCACCGTGCGCGACACGGTCATGTACAGCATGACCGCCGGCGAATGGCCCGAGGCGAAGGCCCACCTGCGCTGGCTGCTGACCCGCCCGCGCTAG
- a CDS encoding VWA domain-containing protein: MLINFFFTLRAAKLKVSVKEYLTLLEAIKSGVIDDDAGPTVDKFYYLARTSLVKDEAQFDKFDRAFAAYFKGVEMLADFTQDIPLEWLQKKLELELSAEEKAAIEKMGWEQLMEELKKRFEEQKERHQGGNRMIGTAGTSPFGAYGYNPQGIRVGQDKGRNKSAVKVWDQRAYKDYDDTLELGTRNIKVALRRLRRFAREGSEEELDLDDTIRSTAANAGYLDIKMVPERHNKVKVLLLMDVGGTMDEHIHRVEELFSACKSEFKHLEFYYFHNCVYDFMWKNNRRRYSEKFPTWDVIRKYNKDYKLVFVGDATMSPYEILQPGGSVEYNNEEAGAEWLQRLTHAFPKFAWINPEPQGVWGYRQSIAVIQQLMNQRMFPLTLQGLEGAMRLLSK; the protein is encoded by the coding sequence ATGCTGATCAACTTCTTCTTCACGCTGCGCGCGGCCAAGCTCAAGGTCTCGGTCAAGGAATACCTGACGCTGCTCGAGGCGATCAAGTCGGGCGTGATCGACGACGATGCCGGCCCGACGGTGGACAAGTTCTACTACCTCGCGCGCACTTCCCTGGTGAAGGACGAGGCGCAGTTCGACAAGTTCGACCGGGCCTTCGCCGCCTACTTCAAGGGCGTCGAGATGCTGGCCGACTTCACGCAGGACATCCCGCTCGAATGGCTGCAGAAGAAGCTCGAGCTGGAGCTCAGCGCCGAGGAGAAGGCCGCCATCGAGAAGATGGGCTGGGAGCAGCTCATGGAAGAGCTGAAGAAGCGCTTCGAGGAGCAGAAGGAGCGCCACCAGGGCGGCAACCGGATGATCGGCACTGCGGGCACCTCGCCCTTCGGCGCCTACGGCTACAACCCGCAGGGCATTCGCGTCGGCCAGGACAAGGGGCGCAACAAGAGCGCGGTGAAGGTGTGGGACCAGCGCGCCTACAAGGACTACGACGACACGCTCGAGCTCGGCACGCGCAACATCAAGGTCGCGCTGCGCCGCCTGCGCCGCTTCGCGCGCGAAGGCTCCGAGGAGGAGCTCGACCTCGACGACACCATCCGCTCCACCGCCGCCAATGCCGGCTACCTCGACATCAAGATGGTCCCGGAGCGCCACAACAAGGTGAAGGTGCTGCTGCTGATGGACGTGGGCGGCACGATGGACGAGCACATCCACCGCGTCGAGGAGCTCTTCTCCGCCTGCAAGAGCGAGTTCAAGCACCTCGAGTTCTACTACTTCCACAACTGCGTCTACGACTTCATGTGGAAGAACAATCGCCGCCGCTACAGCGAGAAGTTCCCCACCTGGGACGTCATCCGCAAGTACAACAAGGACTACAAGCTCGTCTTCGTCGGCGACGCGACGATGAGCCCGTACGAGATCCTGCAGCCCGGCGGCAGCGTCGAATACAACAACGAGGAAGCCGGTGCCGAATGGCTGCAGCGGCTCACGCATGCGTTCCCGAAGTTCGCCTGGATCAACCCGGAGCCGCAGGGTGTGTGGGGCTACCGGCAGAGCATCGCGGTCATCCAGCAGTTGATGAACCAGCGCATGTTTCCCCTGACCTTGCAGGGGCTCGAGGGAGCGATGCGGCTGCTCAGCAAATGA